One Dermacentor albipictus isolate Rhodes 1998 colony chromosome 10, USDA_Dalb.pri_finalv2, whole genome shotgun sequence genomic window, CTTCAGCGCCTCCGATACTGCAATCTTTGGGTGTGTTCCATGATGTACCATCGTCAACTTCTAGAGGCAGCAACAGTGCAGTCTTCAAGTCGCGAGTAGCGGCGTTGCAGGCCACCTGGGCTATAAAAGTTGTCGACGAGCCATCACCACACAAAGGGCACTGCAGTTGGGCTTGCGCACAGATGAATAATCCGCTTGTCTTCCTCATGCAGGTAAGAAAGCGTTTGGGAAAATGCTTTCACTTTAGCGAGCGTTGTCTGGTCGTGCTGCCATGCCCTGCGGTACTTCTCGATACAATGTCTGACGTAGTGTACGTAACAAAGTGGCTATTGTTTGCCGGCGATGTTGAAACTAACCCCAGACCCGATATGGCGGAACTTTCACTACAGCTATAACAGATTGCAGAGTACATAAAAGTAAGAAAACAAGAATGGTTAACAGTAATCGACAACAAATTAGAGCGCTTAACTTTCCTTGAAGACATGCTTTCCTCGTGTATGGAACAGGTCACTAATTTACAGCAGGTGGTGTCATCCTTGGAAGTAAGCCCAGACGACCTCGATAATTGCTCTGGAAGGTCGAATCTCATAGTCCATGGCATGTCAGAAGAAGATGAAAATAAGGAGTCGCTGGAGCGCTCTGAATGAAAAGGTTGTCAAAGATTCCTTGAAATTGGGCGAAGTTGCGATCGAACGCTTCCACAGATTAGGTAGActggaagaaaacaaaacaaggccAATAATACTGAACCTTCTAGATTTCAGGGACAAAGCGAAAATTTTGCAAAATTGTCACAAACTTAAGGGGACTGCGTTTACCATCAGTGAAGGTTTTTCACCCCGCGTTGATGAAACTTATGGAAATGCGGCAAACCAATAAGAAGATTCCGGCGATAAAGTCTCTCTGGTTTATGACAAACTAAAGCTAAACGGGGAGCTATATCTTTGggacgatttaaaaaaaaactcgtgTGCCCTGTGACACGCGGttccaaacaaacaaaaaaccagGACACGAAAGGACGAACCCTTCGCCCGCGCCGCCAGCAACGTCGCAAATAACTTTCATGAGCATAAATGCGCGTATCATTGACAATAAGCTCGGTCACCTTGAATCATTACTAGTGGGTTTCGAGCCATTACGGAAACCTGGCGTTTGAAAACTCTTTTTCAGTGCTATGTTTGTATGTCAGTGTATTTTTTAATGCCCTTTCTGTTACGATCCTtgacgggattgacagtattgcataaataaataaataaataaataaataaataaataaatatttaaataaataaagaaaacgttATATATGCTGAAGGTACTTGAAAATTGGCAGTATTGTGTGATTCAAGGCCGTACTTGAAATTTGTGCAGTCCGACATGAACTCACGATCAATTCACGTACAAAATCGGGGAACTTGTCTATCACTTGAGAAAAAAAGGCCATGATCTCTCTTTGCAATCGATACCAGGTCATTGCAGCATCATTAGAAATGAGGTCGCAGATAAGACAGTTCGGACGTCAAGCAATAAGGCTTCCACGTCTCCATCCTCACTCAAGGACCgacgctgcgagacaacttcgTGTTCTGGCACGCGCGCTTTCCTCAGCAGAGtagaataccgcacatacaaggtgcacccgactgcacagactaaaccttcactgcaactcagacctaCGGCGGGACTGCACCAAGGCGAatcgtctcttctgtgtcggttgtggttgggcgttgccttcacgaaagctgaTTCAGCTGTGACAACAGTTCTAAAAAAGACGCCAGGCTGCTGGCAAGTTGAACTTTCAATGCGTTGCTTACAGTATGAATTAAATGCTAACAGGAACGTCACCTAGGACCACATAACTAGCCTAGTTTAATACAGTATAAATAGAGAGAAGCTTCGATAGAGTATTTGATGTCTGAAATACTAGTGGTAGTGTCACGAACAGCTTGCTGAATATACCCATTTCTAGCAcgtcaactgaaaaaaaaaaaaaatagggcgCCGCTAGCACTCGGCCGAAGTGACTCATTGCCATGAACGCGCGGCTCCTTCACTTCACCGCGGCTGCCCGTGGGAAGATAAAAAATATTGGAGGCGATACAAAAATTTTGGAAACTAATGCTGAAGTTCAAAGTTTAAAATGGCGCTATATAAAATGGTACTCACTCGTGCAGTGAGGCCCTCCGCTTACCACCGCGAGGCAGACGGTGGCTAGAGCGAAGACGGTACAGTGCATCCCGCTTGACGGCGATGAAGTAGGACAAAGAGTTGGCATATTCCTCCGAATTGTACAAAACGCTCCCGTCGTCACCATTGTCTGCTAGAATTGATGTTCGTGCTACCCATTGCTCTAACGTGGCAGTGTCATTTCTATTCTCCCAGTCCGTTGAAAGCTCTTGTGCGCACataattaaagaagaaaaaaagagacgtcAACCAGAATGGATATATTTTAGCTGGTTGTGCGGTTGCATCACGCAAACTGCTCAGAGAACAGACGCCTTCAGAAGGAATTGGCCCGTCTCAGGCCTTGATTATAAGTACAGAGCTAAAATGCTAAGACAGGAGAGAAAATAAAATTTATTCACATCGCATACAGGCACACACAATGCTGGAAGGCAGTACTAAAAGATATGTCAGGGGCTGGGCAGACCCCTTGACTGCTACATTTGCACGTAGCCCCCATTTCATCATCTTCCAAATTAACTAGGAGGTAATAACACCAAATATTCTTCCCTTATATGAAGTCAGAGGCATGTAAAACTGTGTGGACGTAGGCCGCTGATGTAGTCGCCCTCAGCTATTCTGAACGGTGTCATTTGTTTCACAAAGCATATGCTTTAGATCAGCTCTGTTACATATTCTACAACTTATCTTCCCAATAGAATTATGTTTGTGCGAAGGAAGAGGCACATTTATTGCTTATTGCTTAATTTATTGCTTCGTTCACGCTCTAATGTAGCATGTGCTAATCAACACAAAACCATACATCGTGGTAGCTCGGTTACTCTGGCGTTGCGCGGCTGAGTGCAAGGTCCTGGGTTTGATTCCTgcagcggcggccgcacttcgatgggggcggaatgcaagagcACTCGTGTTCTGTATTTTGAGTACGTGTTAGAAAAACTCCAGTTGGACAGAATTATACCGGAGTTCTCTGCTACGCCCTGCTCCTTAATGATATTGTGTTCTTGTCGCTTATTATAGAAAGAAcatatgtttgctttaaatgAGAAGTCTAGTTGTATGTTTTGAATCTTGTGTGTAATCGTGCTTCGTCTAGCCTGTACTACCAACTGTAGCAATTAGTGCAGCCAGGCTGGAGAAAGACTGCACCTTGAGGGACCTTTCTATTTGTTCTCAAAAACTGACATGTGCTCTGAATGCACATTTTAAAGGACTGTACGCCAAAAAGTGTCATGAACGGCGATTACAAAATACAAAGTATGCATAAATTGAGTCGGTTCCTTTGCCTTTTGTCGTCCTCTCGCGGAAACCACAgtaggaaaggaaagaaaaagtaagTGGCGTGAATTGGTACTTCTAAACAGACTAGTTTTTTTGCCAATTAAGAAAATTCGAAAATAGCTGATCGCAGATGCGTGTTATTCTTCAGTAGCTCTTAGCAGAAGACTGTAAAGAAATGGGTGGCTTCACCTTTACTATAGTTTCCTTACCACGTTCGGCGGTGCTGTATGACTCCCTGCCTTTAGAATAAATCAGTCATAGAACATGAAAAGTGGCAATTAGCCGAGCAGCTCGCATTGTTAGTTGCAGTTGTGACTTCGATTTAATGTATACTGCATAATTAAACTAAAGAAATGTATCTTTGCCCGTAGACGGAGAGTTGTGCTTTTCTAAAAAAATCTGGAAAGgagttgttaagaatggcgagctgcaaggcaagattgccacccagttacgactgggggacaagacgcgcatcccccactctccgtcgctgcagctaggaggcgttcgaagaagcggcctttgtgctgaaaaccacctccatccaccagccccatcgtcattgtgacggaacgagttcggtgggcgaacaatggttccggagctctccagcgcggacctgatctgataagCATGAACAAGCTGctgcgggaaagccgttttttggtgcttcccatgcctcgaccagacgcaagacaacgagctacccaccattggcgccgatacttcccggaacggcacccctccaaccccggcgtcgggcatcggaatgtgtgtgcctttgtgtacgtaaactgttctgcggggcggcggcaagttggcgatgagtaaacgaacagtcgccgcctcgtatggccggcagaccgagtgtataaaaactgctgttgtgcgaatgctggacacttctcttgagcagtcatgttagactgattcacttctctcgtgcagtcatgttggactgacactctttttctcaagcagtcatgttagactgatttaattttctgtaaataaacccatattcctcgttctcgatgagaagcagttcttcccttcatcaacgtcctcagcgtcgataagttggacgacggcatgtgccagctaccttcgaattcatgccggactccaatcttggcaacggatctcgtgcgatgggattgagcccccaatcctgacaaagTACAGTGTGCCCATCAACTCCTCTCGTACAACTGTGACAAGGAAAACACGCATGCGTGAGCTGCAACTTGCTCAACTGTACTTGTTGCGTTTTCTAATGACTAAGGCCATTACTTCTAACGCTTGGGGTGAAAGAGATACGACAAATGTCAGCTTATAGTAGAAAGGATGCCCATTTTCCTTGTTTTCTCAATTTTTGCTAGCTATGGAAAGAGCTTTGCCACTTTCAAGACTTCCAAGTCTTGCTTAACTCGCCATTTATATTTGGTGTCACTTTCGTTCACAGCCACAGAAGCATGTAATAAGCTCTACTTGGGTCACACACGAAGCAAAACACAAGCGGTTATGACCGTGAACCTTCGTTAGTTGTGCGATAagccgggtgaagtgtaagtctGTGTTTGTGTCAATAGAATCCGCTCCATCTTTGAGTTTCTCTAAAGTTCAGCTCCCATTCCGTCGTTGCGTAACAAGATTCTTGAAAATTGTATGTACTATTCACGCTACCACAGAGCACATTGGGCTGAGATTAGCGCCAATGGATGTCGACCCACCGTACTTCCAGAGAGCCTGCGGTTCGCATGTTTTGAGTGATTGTAAAAGTGAACCAAATATCTTTCAAGGTCCAGGCTCTTTTCAGGCCTCTCGGAGTGAGAGGCCTAAATTTCGCAGCTGATACAGCGGTGATGAAGTTATGCCTCAGAGCGAAGAGGAAGATTATCACGGAGGCAGAGCCAGTGGACATACAGTACAACGCAGAAGGGCAAAGTGAACGGCGCTGGTGTCTCTGAACCCCGCTGGTTGGCCGGAGAGGCACTGACGTCATGCTAGGGTTTGGCGAACCTCGTGGGTTGGCGAATCGGGCGCTCTGCGTGCTGCTGTGGTGGCTGTGACAGAATACAAAGATGAGCTAGAAAAGCTATCCGAGGCTTGGCATGAACGGGAGGAGGCTTTGGCCGCAGAATACCGAGGCCAAAGCTTGCTACAATGACAAGAGGCTCGACAAAAAGTTTCGGACTTCAAGACCGCGGAACAGTTTTAAAAAACGATACGGTACCCAAAGGACTTTCACAATTAAATCAGCGGATTCCTAAAGCAATCCGCTTGTTTTGACAACCACCTCCAATGCCGTATTCATGTTTATACAACTCGGTTTCCCCTTGTAGCGTGTAGAAAAGTCTTGACTTCGCAGCTGGTTCcctttatttgtgtagtgtaagaaGATGTACCGAAGTATGAGTTGAAAAATGCGTTAGCCGTGGGTTTTGGGCAAAGAGTGACAAACCATGTCAAACACGCATGTTATTTGAGAAATGCACCGGTCATTGTACATCGTTGAGTTCCTAGCTTTGTTTTACTATGATTAAGCAGGAATTTGGGTGTAACATGTAACGAATAAATCATGGGGAAATTTCTGCAGCACGCAACACCAAAGTGCCGAGAAAAAGGTAAAATGTTAGAGCGAATAGAAAAAGCAGGACAAGCACGAGCACTGCCTGCGTGTTTGTCAGTGCTTCGCGCCTCATTCTTTATGCTTCGCTATGCAGAAGTTACACCAACAACCTAAACCACCTCGCCCATGTCGCTATTCCTGACAAGTTATTATTCTTCAAAAATTATTCCCGATTCACCCATTAAAATTTACGTTGCCGGCAGTGGTGATGGTTGTAATGTTTTCCAAGAAATGTTTGACATAATTGGTCTGaacacattttgcaatgtgtaatGCATAAATTCACTGGTTTTTGATAGCCGTACATGTTGCCTGAGTCTAGCTTGTAATGTTGCTGCATATCTGTGAATATTCAAATTTGCTATTATGTGTGTCTTGTATGAAAACTTGAGAGTGCGACATTCTTTTTAGAAATGCACTACAGGTGCTTGCAGCGTTTCTGAAAAAAATAGGATTTTATTACTTTCTCTTAGGAAAGATAACGGGACACCAATTTTATCCGCCTGTCCTACGTGCCCTTTCAATGACAGTTTCGATTTAGTCCTATGTCTGCCTATAAGCAGTGCGTTGCGGTGACCTCTGATCAGTATGCGAGATGGACATGGAGATGTCTTGCGACATGGCTACCAAATACACGTCTATGGAAATATAATTATCGTCGTGGTTACTTATGCTATATCTGTCGGAACGAACTGTATTTATACTCTCTGGTCGCATACTAAAACCTGCTTCTATGTGTTCTGCGCCATATATCTATGAATAATACCGAAGAAATCGAACACCTGATCCGCCATACCTAGTTACACCAGATGACAGTCTACGCCATGGATGGAATCCCAAAGCAGATTTTCCATATATGGGGGTAACCAATAGTGGCGTTCCCCATGGATAGATTCCGTAACCAGCCCAGCCGTACCCCATGGTCCCGCGTAACGGAGTACCCCAAGGGTAATAAGCAGAATTGGCCTTACCATATCCCTCAGGAAAACCTAAAGGCGTAACCAATGGGGGAACTCCGTAACCGTTAAATACATATCGCGCAGTCACACGTGGTGTAGTAGTCCATGGGTAAACTCTAAAGGCGATCCGACCAAGTCCTTCGGGATTCCGTAACTGAGCAGACCATGGGTAATAGCTTACACCCGCTCCACCATATCTTGCAGTCTCACGCCATGCGAAATCGCCTAAATTGGGCGGGACCCTTCGGTAGTGTTCGACAGGTGCCTCATTATACGATACTGAAACACGTGATTCTTCAAAAAGAGGTGATAGACCTGGTGTGCCGGTATCGTAAGCACCTTCACCAGGTAGCTCGCTAATAGATGAGGATCTAGGTCTTCTTCCTACAGCCTCTCCGGGCCCGACAAGGCCTGCTGTACTAAACCATGGCGAAGGCTCTCTGCCCGCGCCTGCACTGGTTGCCAGATACCCACCGGTACCGTATGACGTTTCTCGGTCTATGGCATGATCTCTCCGCACAGGTGGAAACAAATTAGTCAAGCTGATGGGCTTGGGACACCTTTCTTGCCGCACGCAGGACTTCACGCCTGCTCGCAGAAGTTCGGCGTACCCTTTATCACATACACAGGCGGGCGTGCCACAGCTTGTAACGCACTTTAGGGGCCGAGGTTTACCGCACTTTGGAGCACAGCTCGATACGCACTGCTGAACTGACGAATGACGTCGACATTTACGAGGACACTTGTCATCCCTGATGCACATCCTCACGAAGACCGGGTGTCTGCATAGAGAAAATGAAAGTCTCTTAacgtgaaaacaaaaatgcagcgTTGGGTGAGAGCGACAAACGTGTTTCACGATATGATATAAAATGGCTTAACCTTAGAGATACCATAGGCCAGCGTGGTTTGCTATGGTGCTCCACAGACTTGCCTGTTAAGGATGGTGGTAGTTACCAGAGCTCTCTAATGCAAGGTATTCCATGCTATTTCGGCCATATATTTGCTTTGAAGCTATGTTCGCCATAAAACTTGTATTTGTTTTGTTTCGAAATGGAGCGCCTTACAATTCCTTGCCAAGTGTGGCACGCACGTCGCTTCGCCTGCGGTATTTATCACATAAGTATACAGGGTGGGCCAAGCGAAGTAATAAAAATGGTCCGGCCATTACGTAACTTCCACTCGCAGAATTTGAGCGCGCATGTATGCGTGTTTTCGTTTCGTTATATACTGAGGCAACGTATTTAAGATCGAAATCACCGCGCCGGCTGCTAGTGGGCAATTTTCGTGGACGCCTTCGCAACAAATGCTGGAAATTCATAATTTGATAATTAAGCAAATTCATTTGCATAATTATCAAAAAGTATGCTTTCTTCAGTGCTTTCGACTGTACCATCTCTATTACAACAAAGTATGACGTCTGCCTCAAATGTTTCGCAGTGAGACAACAAAAAAGTGAACGTGGGTGTAGCAGCTCGCCCACTCTCTCTCTTTATTGAAAAGCACCCATGGACCTTTATGGAAACCAGATGGCTGCATGACAAGGCAGAATTTTAATAATGCACTTATTCAGGAAACATAATTTTAGTCTTCGTCGACATAGATATAGACGAAAAGACGAAACAAGAGATCAGCACTAAATTTTATTTACCATTGGACTAGAATGATGTGGAAGTTATTCAAATCCTGCTTATGTCCCATGAAAAGGATGTCACaaagaaaaacaacgaaaaaCCCTGTGTTCAAGTAGGTCCTGCGCATTTCGGCACCTCAATATTGTTCGAATATGAAAATAACAATGCAAATATAAATAACCGTGCAAAGTACGGGAAGTTTTGGTGGAGTcaaagccacccccccccctacCTCCCGCGCTGCCATCCCACTTTCCCCCATATATGGCGCGCGATAATGAGCAGCGATCGTCAGTTTCCCTTGCtcccggtcgcgaaatacgcagttgctgccggagcacaacgccgcccacCTCTCCCGCCCTCTTTCCCTCCCATACCCTCTAGGCGtttcgtgcgacggaagacggcgcgtttgctctccgctttccttccTCGTGCGCGCCAGTTTGAGCCGCGATCCTTGGATTCCCTCCCGTACTTTCACTCGGACATACAACATGTGTCACGcggtgacggtgttatcgcccttcgactttatacggaacatcgcggTGACGGCTTCTAaaaaaattgctatcgcagtaaagaAAAATGTTATGCGGAGGTGGTGCCGAAACTGCTGACTCCTGAGAAAGAAGTTGGGAGGAAAATAATGCTGCATTAAATGGCAAGTTTTGGACAGCCGCGGATAGTTGTTACAAAGGGTCGTCAAAGCAGACATAACTTGGATAAACAAATGTGACATCGAGCTTAAGTCACAGAACAAGGAGTTGAAGAAAGAAAGCTGAGGCAAGACAACGAAGAAAGTGGCAGAATAGTGTGAGACAAGTTCGCCTGAATTGTGTCTTTGATTGCCATTGAATTATGCCCTCTACGTATGTACCTTAAAGTCAAACTCCGTGCCACTTCCTACGTGTAAATCGTGAAGTGACTCGTACGCCAAGTTTGTCTGTGGGGGGACACCGTATCCTCCACCGCGTCAATGCCTTTACGCAATCTACTTTATTAGTGCGCGAGCCTTGGGCACGCATTTTTATCACTGTATTTGAATACCCTTCCTAGTCACCAGATTTAGACCTCTGCTACTTCTTTTGTTACCCTGAAGCAAACTTGTGCTCTGGAGATTGAATTTCGGTAGTGTGATGACAATACAAAAGGAACTGACATCAGTGCAGCGGCACATAACACAAGTTGAGTTTATAAATTGCTTtcataaatgaaaaaataaataatgaggcTGTGCATTGTGTCTAACGGAGGCTGTTTTGAAAGGAATTACATTGATTTATGGGAAAGCTGGTGAAATTAAATTGTTTCAGTTACTGCACGAACTTCAGGGGccaaccagagagagagagagagaaagcaagcagAGGCAAGGCAAgcaggtcaaccagacgagtgcTCGGTTTCCTACCATAGATTGTGGgtaggggaaaggggaatagaaaaaggaaaagagcgaAAGAAGGAGCACTGAGTGCATGTGGGATGATTCACAGGCATCCTATAACGGGTCTTTCAAGCATGTGTACTTAGCACCAACCAGTTATATAAACATGTCGCTGACGCTGTTTCGAGTAAATATAGTACTTACTTAATGATTCCCGTAATTTGTGGTTATGCTCCTTTAGACCCTAACCATTTGTTTGCTTCGATTTTTGCagaaaaatataaatatatatacattatTACTGATGCTTTGACAGTCAGTGGGTCACCACTATGTTAATACTTTGTAATAGATGTAGGTTGGGCGACGCACAAAGATTTTACTTAAAGGCAAATTGTGCCTCACTAATTTTGCTGATGAGCATGCACCCATTCAATCATCACGAGTTCAATATGACTCAATCATATTCCGTTCAATCAGACCCACATCTATTGTATACAGTGTGGCtttccgccatattgtcgaattGTCGAAGATTGCCTAAAATGCATATGTTCTATATTTTTCATTCCGCTGATCCTATATGATAGCCGACTACATATGGGTTTTTTGTGATTAGCATTATTTCTAATCACGTGGACCAAGAATGACAAAGTCAAACCACAGTGGTCACAGTAATAATTTGTGACTACGTCTGCTTTCGAGACATCAGCCAGTTTGTGGTACGTCTGTCTCTttgtctgcatgcatgtctgtcCTCGGCTAATCTCTTTTACATCAAGTTGGGTTGGGCAAGGCCCGATGGGTAGAGCGTCGGTTTGGTGGCCTTGGGTAACGGGGGGACTAACTTGAGCCGCTGGGGCATGTGACGGAACTTGTGCTGCATTTGTAACTGACCAAGTCAAGTTGAAAataacacagagacgtttcgggacccctACGGGTTTCTTGATTCCACTAGAAGCGTGGaagagccgcaagtcgtttttatgccaaaataTGACGCAGAAAACGGGTGTAGTTGGCAGGcagatttccatcagtcctgttgatactGTTGTCCGTAGTTTGAATAAAGAAATATTCTCACAAGAGTCGCGTGATCGGATTCTTTTCCAGAGGTATAATAGCAGCGTTTTCACAATCTATGCGGTGCTTGCGATTATCGGCGTGCTCAGCAAGGGCATTCGAggcttttttcttgttggagaggTCCCTTTGGTTCTCTTTTAATCTTCTCGGGAATTTGCCGGTTTGGCCAATGTAACTGTAACGCGAAGTAACTGTAAATGCCATATCGCCTTAAAACAAACGAGCGAGTGAAGAAACCATgaaatgtgttctttgctgaaTCCGACCGGCGAAGCGCACATCGTGTGCAATCTCAAATGAGTGACGTCACGTTAGCGTTCGGGGTCCTTGAAAAAGGTTGCCAAAGAGGTGTTGAATTAAGCCGGTTTCCAATGAACCTCTTTTATGCCAACTTGCATGACCGAGTATGTTACACTTTGTATGTGCCTCTCTTCAGTGAACCTTCTTGACGCCAACTTGGTTCGCGTATGTATGCGTCACTGGGTCTGAGCCGCTCTTCATAATTATCATCGTAACGTATAATACACATTATCCCCATTTTCACAACCAACATAACCTAGATTGCATATCGAACACGGTATCAACAATTGAATAAGCGACCATAAGCGAGATTGCTAAAAAATAACTTCGCAATCATCTGTAAAAATAGATGCACGGCCAATTTTTCATGTATAATCTCGCAGGTGTTATGTGTGAATATTGAATGTGGGAGTTACGGCACATATGCGTTACTTTTCGGCAAGGTTGTGAGGTGGCGTAGGCTCAAGAGGCTGCTTTCGCCTATATACGATTGGCTCATAGCTTCAACAGACCAGAAGTTGACAACAATGCGCAATTTATTAGTTCACACAGTAACACTCTAGGTCAACGTAAACCA contains:
- the LOC139050710 gene encoding uncharacterized protein, which translates into the protein MQYIAVAVATICVVVVSGYRNCTESGGCDSQPECSELEEPVFGNPRLDSFCRPLFTPHSEREKLRTCVCKHGYVRNSWGECVPRKDCMRCKFRWQRDFRTCASGCPATCNRADDIVCQIPCAPGCECPPGWKEHPVFVRMCIRDDKCPRKCRRHSSVQQCVSSCAPKCGKPRPLKCVTSCGTPACVCDKGYAELLRAGVKSCVRQERCPKPISLTNLFPPVRRDHAIDRETSYGTGGYLATSAGAGREPSPWFSTAGLVGPGEAVGRRPRSSSISELPGEGAYDTGTPGLSPLFEESRVSVSYNEAPVEHYRRVPPNLGDFAWRETARYGGAGVSYYPWSAQLRNPEGLGRIAFRVYPWTTTPRVTARYVFNGYGVPPLVTPLGFPEGYGKANSAYYPWGTPLRGTMGYGWAGYGIYPWGTPLLVTPIYGKSALGFHPWRRLSSGVTRYGGSGVRFLRYYS